One Vigna unguiculata cultivar IT97K-499-35 chromosome 11, ASM411807v1, whole genome shotgun sequence DNA window includes the following coding sequences:
- the LOC114169722 gene encoding GTPase LSG1-2 — MGKKNENQKTGLGRALVKQHNQMIQQSKDKSRFYKKKVLESFTEVSDIDAVIEQSLESLPEHAVASTTIISLDPAEMTPEETRKQEEALHASSLRVPRRPPWTPDMSPQELHDSETQAFLVWRRSLARLEENKKLVLTPFEKNLDIWRQLWRVVERSDLLVMVVDSRDPLFYRCPDLEAYAREVDEHKRTLLLVNKADLLPASVREKWAAYFRAHDILFIFWSAKAATAALEGKNLGSSWDDDNMGRTNSPDTKIYGRDELLARLQSEAEEIVNRRRNSGTSDAGPSNIKSPAENTAGSSSSSHVVVGFVGYPNVGKSSTINALVGEKRTGVTSTPGKTKHFQTLIISDKLTLCDCPGLVFPSFSSSRYEMIACGVLPIDRMTEHRESIQVVADRVPRHLIEQIYRITLPKPKPYESQSRPPLASELLRAYCGSRGYVASSGLPDETRGTRQILKDYIDGKLPHYELPPGTSEEEHALEDPTRHDSVDLHASDSSDVEDSSDVESGLAPNLEHVLDDLSSFDMANGLAPKSTTLKKPKASHKHHKKPQRKKDRAWRAGNDDADGTPVVRFFQKPANTGSLKD, encoded by the exons ATGGGAAAGAAGAACGAGAATCAGAAAACGGGGCTAGGTCGAGCCCTGGTGAAGCAGCACAATCAGATGATTCAACAGAGCAAGGACAAGTCTCGCTTCTACAAAAAGAAGGTTCTCGAATCCTTCACCGAAGTCTCCGACATCGACGCCGTCATCGAACAATCCCTCGAGTCTCTCCCCGAACACGCCGTCGCCTCCACCACAATCATAAGCCT GGACCCTGCCGAAATGACGCCTGAAGAAACGAGGAAGCAGGAGGAGGCGCTACACGCCAGCAGCCTCCGAGTCCCGCGCCGGCCGCCGTGGACTCCCGACATGTCCCCCCAGGAGCTTCACGACAGCGAAACGCAAGCTTTTTTGGTTTGGCGTCGCAGTTTAGCGAG GCTCGAGGAGAATAAGAAGCTTGTCCTTACACCGTTTGAGAAAAATCTTGACATCTGGAGACAGCTCTGGCGTGTTGTTGAACGTAGTGATCTG CTTGTTATGGTTGTCGATTCACGAGATCCTCTGTTTTATCGTTGTCCAGACCTTGAG GCTTATGCACGGGAGGTTGATGAACATAAACGCACATTGCTTCTGGTTAATAAGGCAGATCTTTTACCTGCTTCTGTCAG AGAGAAATGGGCAGCATATTTTCGTGCTCATGATATTCTCTTCATCTTCTGGTCTGCTAAAGCTGCTACGGCAGCCCTGGAGGGCAAAAACCTTGGTTCATCATGGGATGATGATAACATGGGGAGAACTAATAGCCCAGACACAAAGATATACGGAAGGGACGAGCTATTGGCCCGCCTGCAATCAGAGGCAGAAGAGATAGTGAACAGGAGGAGGAATTCAGGCACCTCTGATGCAGGGCCATCTAACATTAAATCACCTGCTGAAAATACTGCTGGCAGCTCATCATCTAGTCATGTAGTTGTGGGATTTGTTGGATATCCTAATGTGGGGAAAAGTTCAACTATCAATGCTCTGGTTGGTGAAAAGCGGACTGGTGTTACCTCCACCCCTGGGAAAACAAAGCACTTTCAGACATTAATTATCTCTGATAAGCTGACCCTCTGTGATTGTCCCGGATTAGTTTTTCCATCTTTCTCTAGCTCAAGATATGAGATGATTGCTTGTGGGGTGTTGCCCATTGATAGGATGACTGAACACCGGGAATCTATCCAAGTTGTGGCCGATAGAGTCCCAAGACATCTCATCGAACAGATTTACAGGATAACGCTTCCTAAACCTAAGCCATACGAGTCCCAATCCCGTCCCCCTCTAGCATCTGAACTTTTAAGAGCATACTGTGGTTCCCGTGGGTATGTTGCTTCTAGTGGACTCCCTGATGAAACTAGGGGCACCCGTCAGATACTGAAAGATTACATTGATGGGAAGCTGCCTCACTATGAACTGCCTCCAGGTACATCAGAAGAGGAACATGCTTTGGAAGATCCCACCAGACACGACTCAGTTGACTTGCATGCATCAGATTCGTCTGATGTTGAAGATTCTTCAGATGTCGAGAGTGGTCTTGCACCAAATCTTGAGCATGTCTTGGATGACCTCAGTTCATTCGACATGGCTAATGGACTTGCTCCAAAAAGTACGACTCTTAAGAAGCCCAAGGCATCTCATAAACATCATAAAAAGCCGCAGAGGAAAAAAGATCGTGCCTGGAGAGCAGGAAACGATGATGCTGAT